TAGTTATTGTACTAATCGTTTTTGGTCCAAAAAAATTACCAGAAATCGGTGGTGCAGTTGGAAAGACGTTCGCAGAGTTTAAAAAGTCAACAAAAGGGTTAATGGATGA
The genomic region above belongs to Lysinibacillus sp. FSL W8-0992 and contains:
- the tatA gene encoding twin-arginine translocase TatA/TatE family subunit; protein product: MGGLGAIGVPGLIIILVIVLIVFGPKKLPEIGGAVGKTFAEFKKSTKGLMDDDEEPAKKIEKKSDVS